CAGTGTTGATCCCCAGCGGGCAGTTTTGCAGGCATTGAAATGGGATGGCACTCGCTTAACGTGCGGTGCGTGGCAGTGGGCTGGAACAGGCCGGATCATTGTGCTTGGCGCGGGCAAAGCTGGTGCACCAATGGCCGCCGCCGTGGAAAGCATTTTAGGTGCGCGAATTGATGCGGGTTTGGTGGTGGTCAAAGATGCGCATCGTGGCGATTTTGCCCTCAAGCGCATCCAATTGCTTGAAGCCAGCCACCCAAGCCCTGATCAACGGGGGTTGAAGGCGGCGCAGCAATGCGAAACATGGCTTCAGCAAACCCAAGCCGATGATTTGGTAATTGCGCTAATCTCTGGCGGAGCTTCGGCTTTATTGCCAGCGCCAGCCGGAGCAATTAGCCTAGCCGATTTACAAACGTTAACCCAGTTGTTGCTGGCGTGCGGCGCACCGATCGAGCAGATCAACACGATTCGTAAGCATTGTGATCGCTTGAAGGGCGGGCAATTTGCGGCCTTGGCTCAGCCAGCTAGCCTGTTAAGTTTGGTGATTTCCGATGTGGTTGGCTCGCCGTTGAGCATTATTGCCTCAGGCCTGAGTGTGCCCGATACGGCGAGTTTTGCCGAGGCTTGGGCCATTCTCGAACAGTATGGGTTGATCGATCAGCTGCCTGTGAGCATTCACGACTATTTGCAACATGGAATTCGCCGGATAGTGCCATCGCATCCCGATGGCAGCGAGCCATGGTGGGGCAATGTACATACATCAATTATTGCCCGTAACGAAATGGCCCAAACCGCAATCAAGCACTTGGCCGAGGCTCAAGGCTGGCAGGTCATTCAGGATCAGCAACCAATCACGGGTGAAGCGCAAGTGGTTGGGCAGCTGCTTGGGCAACGCTTGCGCCAACTCGCTCAATCAAGCCAAACCCCAACGCTCTACCTTGCTGGCGGCGAAACCACGGTTAATTTAACTGGAATTCTGCCGCATTCACAGGGCGGTCGTAACGCTGAGTTAGCACTAGCAGCGGCTTTGGCGCTTGATGGTTGCCCCAACTGCCAAATAATTGCCTTGGCGACTGATGGCGGCGACGGCTCAAGCCCTGCTGCTGGTGCGATTGCCAACGGTCAAAGCATCGCCCAAGCTCGCAAGCTCGGGCTTGAGCCTCAACAAGCCTTGGCTATCCACGATAGCTATGGCTTCTGGCAAGCACTCGGCAGCCCAATCGAGATTGGCCCAACCCTCACTAACGTCAACGATCTGGTGATTGGGATGGTTTGGTAGCTACAATACTGCCAAGGCCTGGGCCAAATCAGCAATCAAATCATCGGAGTGTTCTAAGCCGACCGAAAGCCGCAACAAGGCTGGTGGGGTTGGCGAATCTGGGCCTTCAAGGGTGGCCCGATGTTCAATCAAACTTTCAGGGCCACCAAGGCTGGTTGCCCGTGTCCATAATTTAACTTGAGCTGCCACCGCAATCGCCTCAGCCGCCCCACCAACTACCTCGAACGAAACCATGCCGCCCATGAGCAGCATTTGGCGCTGCGCTAATTCAAATTGAGGATGGCTAGCTAAGCCAGGATAATGCACTGCTTCTACCTTGGGATGCTGAGCCAACCACTCAGCCACCGCCAAGGCATTGGCACAATGGCCGCGCAGTCGATAGGCCAAACTTTGCATACCGCGCAAAATCAACCAGCACTCGAAGGGCGATGGCACAGCTCCGGCCAGCACATGAATTTGCTTCAATCGTTGCCACCATGGGGTTGCAGTTTTGGTAATTAATGCACCACCCAGCACATCGCTATGGCCGCCAAGATATTTGGTGGTCGAATGCATCACCAAATCCACGCCCAAATCGAATGGGCGCTGACCAAGCGGGGTGGCCCAAGTATTATCGCAAACCACCAATGCTCCAGCCGCATGGGCCAAACTACTGACTGCCGCCAGATCAGTTAAACGTAAGGTTGGGTTGGATGGCGTTTCGAGCCAAACCAAGGCAGGGGCTGGCTCCAAAGCTGCTTGCACCGCCGCCAAGTCGGTCATATCGACAAACTGAGCATCGAGATGGGCAAACACTTGGCGCACCGAATTGGCCGTGCCATTGTAGCAATCGCGGGGTAGCAATAAACGTTGGCCTGGAGCTAAACT
This sequence is a window from Herpetosiphon gulosus. Protein-coding genes within it:
- a CDS encoding DUF4147 domain-containing protein, yielding MDTVAIAKFSQQLIATAIASVDPQRAVLQALKWDGTRLTCGAWQWAGTGRIIVLGAGKAGAPMAAAVESILGARIDAGLVVVKDAHRGDFALKRIQLLEASHPSPDQRGLKAAQQCETWLQQTQADDLVIALISGGASALLPAPAGAISLADLQTLTQLLLACGAPIEQINTIRKHCDRLKGGQFAALAQPASLLSLVISDVVGSPLSIIASGLSVPDTASFAEAWAILEQYGLIDQLPVSIHDYLQHGIRRIVPSHPDGSEPWWGNVHTSIIARNEMAQTAIKHLAEAQGWQVIQDQQPITGEAQVVGQLLGQRLRQLAQSSQTPTLYLAGGETTVNLTGILPHSQGGRNAELALAAALALDGCPNCQIIALATDGGDGSSPAAGAIANGQSIAQARKLGLEPQQALAIHDSYGFWQALGSPIEIGPTLTNVNDLVIGMVW
- a CDS encoding aminotransferase class I/II-fold pyridoxal phosphate-dependent enzyme — encoded protein: MKPETLLIHAGRSVDAATSAVTPPIHLASTFERAPDGSLPHGFVYTRFGNPTRQALEQALAALEGGVEAAAFASGSAATAAVLQSLAPGQRLLLPRDCYNGTANSVRQVFAHLDAQFVDMTDLAAVQAALEPAPALVWLETPSNPTLRLTDLAAVSSLAHAAGALVVCDNTWATPLGQRPFDLGVDLVMHSTTKYLGGHSDVLGGALITKTATPWWQRLKQIHVLAGAVPSPFECWLILRGMQSLAYRLRGHCANALAVAEWLAQHPKVEAVHYPGLASHPQFELAQRQMLLMGGMVSFEVVGGAAEAIAVAAQVKLWTRATSLGGPESLIEHRATLEGPDSPTPPALLRLSVGLEHSDDLIADLAQALAVL